From a single Cyclobacterium marinum DSM 745 genomic region:
- a CDS encoding alpha/beta hydrolase, whose amino-acid sequence MKFIKLNVSLILVILFLLPFKGLAQEKGLTLALFDVDATPPIGSLLAYDPLEKKDDLGLRAKGVIISGSGLPIVICAIDWIGIANESQDAFKSRLAKAASTLPSRVAVHTLHQHDAPISDWGAEKILKDAGLDPKAYESSFDKVLLDNLEEAIKNALKDPKPITHIGKGKGIVEKVASNRRIIGADGHVAYTRTSATKDKKIRDFPEGLIDPEVSLVSFWNGEEPLAVFSYYAVHPQSYYLTKIANPDFPGIARYMRQLAVPEAMHVHFNGAGANVTAGKYNDGAKINRKILAERLAKGMKDAWENTVKTKITDQDVYWQQEPILLPPKENLPGIAQEMRTQNARWLTNNVQKLAWYNRHALGKKIEISCLTIADVKILHLPGELFVEYQLAAKAERKDLFVTMAAYGDYGPFYIGPSSAYSEGGYEVGTSPVTEAAEPIIMGAIKKMLHRKITDIETESPMVLEAESQTPLRTLDQWKAKKTSWKNNMASIMGTLPSRSHLANPELIYGDSVITENYTKHHISFASDERNEVTAFLYIPHIIKSKAPAMLVLHSTGDLGKKIVDDQGPRKNRGLAKELAERGYVVIAPDYPSFGEQKEHDFSKDGFESGTLLAVWNHMRSVDVLSNLEQVDPDRIGVIGHSLGGHNALFVAAHDPRLKAVVTSCGWTPFDYYDIGEAGIKNYGGRLGPWAQDRYMPSIKKLLPEAQLPFDFTQVIASIAPRPVFTNAPLNDSNFSVEGVKAGIAEIQPVYNWLGFTDNLQVKYPNAAHDFPENTRQEAYSFLDNVFGITPIKKLEFEK is encoded by the coding sequence ATGAAGTTCATCAAATTAAACGTATCCCTAATTTTAGTTATACTTTTCCTGCTTCCCTTTAAAGGGTTAGCGCAAGAAAAAGGGCTTACCTTGGCACTATTTGATGTAGACGCTACCCCTCCTATTGGAAGCTTGTTGGCCTATGATCCTTTAGAGAAAAAAGACGATTTGGGCTTGCGTGCAAAAGGAGTAATCATTTCAGGTAGCGGCTTACCTATAGTTATTTGTGCTATTGACTGGATAGGTATTGCCAATGAAAGTCAAGATGCTTTTAAATCACGACTTGCCAAGGCGGCATCCACTTTACCATCTAGGGTAGCTGTTCACACCCTTCATCAGCATGATGCACCTATCAGTGACTGGGGCGCAGAGAAGATTTTAAAAGATGCAGGCCTAGACCCGAAAGCCTATGAAAGTTCCTTTGATAAGGTACTACTGGACAACTTGGAGGAGGCTATAAAAAATGCTTTGAAGGACCCTAAACCCATTACCCATATAGGAAAAGGTAAAGGAATTGTTGAAAAAGTGGCTTCAAATAGGAGAATTATAGGAGCCGATGGCCATGTAGCCTATACCAGAACCTCGGCTACTAAGGATAAGAAAATCAGAGATTTTCCGGAAGGATTAATTGACCCTGAAGTTTCATTGGTGAGTTTCTGGAATGGAGAAGAGCCACTGGCCGTTTTTAGTTATTATGCCGTTCACCCCCAAAGTTATTATCTCACCAAGATTGCAAACCCGGATTTCCCCGGAATAGCAAGGTATATGCGCCAATTGGCTGTTCCCGAAGCCATGCATGTACATTTTAATGGTGCAGGTGCCAATGTTACAGCTGGAAAATACAACGATGGAGCAAAGATCAACCGGAAAATTCTGGCAGAAAGGCTGGCTAAGGGCATGAAGGATGCTTGGGAAAATACCGTTAAAACAAAAATTACTGATCAAGATGTCTATTGGCAGCAAGAGCCCATATTGCTACCCCCAAAAGAAAATTTACCGGGAATTGCTCAAGAGATGCGCACGCAAAACGCCAGATGGCTAACCAATAATGTGCAAAAATTGGCTTGGTATAATAGACATGCTCTTGGAAAAAAAATAGAGATTAGCTGTTTGACTATTGCTGATGTAAAAATACTCCACCTTCCCGGAGAACTTTTTGTGGAATACCAGTTGGCGGCAAAGGCTGAAAGAAAGGATTTGTTTGTAACCATGGCGGCCTATGGAGATTATGGCCCTTTCTATATAGGTCCATCTTCGGCTTATTCAGAGGGCGGTTATGAAGTAGGAACAAGCCCGGTTACCGAAGCAGCCGAACCCATCATAATGGGAGCCATAAAAAAAATGCTTCATCGGAAAATAACGGACATTGAAACAGAAAGCCCAATGGTATTGGAAGCAGAGAGTCAAACCCCCTTGCGTACCTTGGATCAATGGAAGGCTAAAAAAACTTCTTGGAAAAACAATATGGCTTCAATCATGGGTACGCTTCCATCTAGAAGCCACTTAGCAAATCCTGAATTAATATATGGAGATTCGGTAATTACTGAAAACTACACCAAACATCACATTTCCTTCGCAAGTGATGAACGAAATGAAGTAACAGCCTTCCTGTACATACCGCATATTATCAAGTCAAAAGCACCCGCCATGCTTGTTCTTCATAGTACAGGAGATTTAGGTAAAAAAATAGTTGACGATCAAGGTCCACGAAAAAATAGAGGTCTGGCCAAGGAGTTGGCTGAGAGGGGTTATGTAGTCATAGCTCCGGATTACCCTAGTTTCGGCGAACAAAAAGAGCATGATTTTTCTAAAGATGGTTTTGAATCAGGTACACTATTGGCCGTATGGAATCACATGAGGTCTGTGGATGTGCTTAGCAATTTGGAGCAGGTAGACCCGGATCGTATTGGTGTGATCGGTCATTCGTTAGGTGGTCATAACGCATTATTTGTAGCAGCGCATGACCCAAGGCTTAAAGCTGTGGTAACAAGCTGTGGTTGGACACCCTTTGATTATTACGATATTGGAGAAGCAGGTATCAAAAATTATGGAGGTAGATTAGGGCCCTGGGCTCAGGACAGGTACATGCCTTCGATAAAAAAATTATTACCGGAAGCCCAACTGCCCTTTGACTTTACTCAGGTTATAGCATCTATAGCCCCGAGACCGGTTTTTACCAATGCT
- a CDS encoding sodium-translocating pyrophosphatase: protein MEQLFLYLVPFLGILGLLIMAIKSAWVTKQPTGDEKMVELAGFIAKGAMSFLKAEWKVMGYFVVIAAIILGWSGTLLDNSSPVIAIAFIIGAVLSAFAGYLGMKIATKSNVRTTEAAKTSLAKALNVSFTGGTVMGLGVAGLAVLGMGGLFIIFYNMFVVSTGGDVNGHEMETALEVLAGFSLGAESIALFARVGGGIYTKAADVGADLVGKVEAGIPEDDVRNPATIADNVGDNVGDVAGMGADLFGSYVATILASMVLGREIVSDDNFGGIAPVLLPLVIAGLGLVFSIVGTLFVKIKSENGNVQAALNKGNWLSILLTVAASFFVIDFMLPEGELVMSRLNSASFTKMGVFGAVFIGLIVGALMSIITEYYTAMGKGPVNSIIKQSSTGHATNIIGGLAVGMQSTVLPILVLAAGIFTSYMSAGLYGVAIAAAGMMATTAMQLAIDAFGPIADNAGGIAEMAGLPKEVRERTDILDAVGNTTAASGKGFAIASAALTALALFAAYVGISGITTIDIYKADVLSGLFVGAMIPFIFSALAIAAVGRAAMDMVNEVRRQFKEIPGIMQFETKPDYEKCVEISTKASIREMVAPGAIALISPIVVGFLFGHEVLGGMLAGVTVSGVLMGIFQNNAGGAWDNAKKSFEKGVEIDGQMYYKGSEPHKASVTGDTVGDPFKDTSGPSMNILIKLTSIVSIVIAPFIPLDSPLGLSDNSEAAIDKVAQVIVEEPSTIEVLEID from the coding sequence ATGGAACAATTATTTCTCTATTTGGTCCCATTTTTGGGTATTCTAGGCCTTTTGATTATGGCCATAAAATCAGCCTGGGTAACGAAACAACCGACAGGTGATGAAAAAATGGTAGAGTTGGCAGGGTTTATTGCCAAAGGGGCCATGTCATTTCTTAAAGCAGAATGGAAGGTAATGGGCTATTTTGTAGTTATTGCCGCCATTATTTTGGGTTGGTCCGGTACATTATTAGACAACTCCAGCCCTGTGATTGCCATAGCCTTTATCATAGGTGCTGTACTTTCTGCTTTTGCAGGTTACCTGGGAATGAAAATCGCCACAAAATCCAATGTTAGAACAACTGAAGCCGCGAAAACCAGTCTGGCCAAAGCTTTAAATGTCTCCTTTACAGGTGGTACTGTGATGGGGCTTGGGGTGGCAGGCTTAGCAGTCTTAGGAATGGGCGGCCTGTTTATAATTTTTTACAATATGTTTGTAGTCTCTACAGGGGGTGATGTAAATGGCCATGAGATGGAAACAGCACTGGAAGTATTGGCAGGGTTTTCATTAGGCGCGGAGTCCATTGCTCTTTTCGCGCGTGTTGGGGGAGGAATTTATACCAAAGCGGCTGATGTAGGCGCTGACCTTGTAGGTAAAGTAGAAGCAGGTATTCCTGAAGATGATGTACGTAATCCTGCTACTATAGCGGATAATGTCGGTGATAATGTAGGAGACGTTGCAGGAATGGGAGCAGATCTTTTTGGCTCTTATGTTGCCACGATATTGGCTTCCATGGTTTTAGGAAGAGAAATAGTAAGTGATGATAATTTTGGAGGCATTGCTCCGGTACTATTGCCTTTGGTGATTGCGGGATTGGGCTTGGTCTTTTCTATAGTAGGTACATTATTTGTTAAAATAAAATCGGAAAATGGAAATGTTCAAGCGGCTTTGAATAAAGGCAACTGGCTTTCAATATTATTAACTGTTGCGGCTTCATTTTTTGTCATTGACTTTATGTTACCGGAAGGTGAATTGGTAATGTCAAGACTTAATTCAGCCTCTTTTACTAAAATGGGGGTGTTTGGTGCAGTTTTTATAGGTTTGATTGTAGGGGCCTTAATGAGTATTATTACAGAATACTACACAGCGATGGGCAAAGGCCCGGTCAATTCCATCATTAAACAATCCTCTACGGGGCATGCTACCAATATTATTGGAGGCTTGGCTGTAGGGATGCAATCTACAGTACTTCCAATCTTGGTATTGGCAGCAGGGATTTTCACTTCTTATATGTCCGCAGGCTTATATGGTGTGGCCATAGCTGCTGCGGGTATGATGGCTACCACAGCCATGCAATTGGCGATTGATGCATTTGGACCGATTGCTGATAATGCCGGTGGGATTGCTGAAATGGCAGGCCTACCCAAAGAGGTAAGAGAAAGAACAGATATTCTTGATGCTGTAGGTAACACTACAGCTGCCAGCGGAAAAGGGTTTGCCATTGCATCTGCAGCATTAACCGCCTTGGCATTGTTTGCAGCTTATGTAGGAATTTCAGGAATTACCACCATCGATATTTATAAAGCAGATGTGCTTTCCGGCTTATTTGTAGGAGCAATGATTCCCTTTATCTTTTCAGCTCTTGCAATAGCAGCAGTGGGTAGAGCAGCCATGGACATGGTGAATGAAGTAAGGAGGCAATTCAAGGAAATTCCGGGAATCATGCAATTTGAAACCAAGCCTGATTATGAAAAATGTGTGGAAATATCTACCAAAGCTTCCATCAGAGAAATGGTAGCCCCGGGAGCTATAGCGCTTATTTCACCTATAGTGGTCGGGTTCCTATTTGGCCACGAGGTATTGGGGGGCATGTTAGCAGGTGTTACGGTTTCCGGAGTCTTGATGGGAATATTTCAAAACAATGCTGGTGGCGCTTGGGACAATGCCAAGAAGTCATTCGAAAAAGGCGTTGAGATTGATGGTCAAATGTATTACAAAGGGTCAGAACCTCACAAAGCTTCTGTTACCGGAGATACTGTAGGTGATCCATTTAAAGACACCTCAGGCCCATCCATGAATATACTTATCAAATTGACCTCAATCGTTTCCATAGTAATTGCTCCTTTTATTCCTTTAGACAGTCCATTAGGCCTGTCAGATAATAGCGAAGCAGCAATCGATAAGGTAGCTCAAGTAATTGTGGAAGAACCTTCTACCATAGAGGTATTGGAAATAGATTGA
- a CDS encoding N-acetylmuramoyl-L-alanine amidase family protein: protein MMKSIFGKGILVLLFISFYTSQLCAWSDGSNYFNPVKGKVICIDPGHGGTAATDSYRVGPTGEREEWINLRVALLLGELLDEAGAEVVLTRTTDTFIPLTERSKIALENKADLFISIHHNATADPKVNFPIIYFHGSAEENQASVALGKKVAEKLVGQLFKGKGPYSLVSDFTIFSQSGSSVLRGTYGIPGIIGEASFFTSPKEEKKLKQSEYNQKEAQAYFEAIAAYFATSEIPPIAEKNDPLEIVPFKVFQEAERMRPEAKAWKANFLKGKKLYKKGGKERLVEAFELLTLSVRSFPDSYVAKACHELRVEILKQQNQIDAVKMEEMRIQYFYP, encoded by the coding sequence ATGATGAAAAGTATTTTTGGAAAAGGCATTCTCGTTCTTTTATTTATATCTTTTTATACCTCCCAATTATGCGCTTGGTCGGATGGGTCAAATTATTTCAATCCTGTGAAAGGAAAAGTGATATGCATAGACCCCGGACATGGAGGTACAGCTGCCACTGATTCTTACAGGGTAGGGCCTACAGGGGAGAGAGAGGAGTGGATTAACCTTAGGGTTGCTTTGCTGCTTGGGGAGTTGTTGGATGAGGCAGGGGCCGAGGTTGTGCTTACAAGAACCACCGACACATTTATCCCTTTGACTGAAAGAAGCAAAATAGCTTTAGAAAATAAGGCAGACCTTTTTATTTCTATACACCACAATGCCACAGCCGACCCCAAAGTGAATTTTCCTATAATTTATTTTCATGGCAGTGCAGAAGAGAATCAGGCAAGTGTAGCATTGGGAAAGAAAGTTGCTGAAAAGTTGGTTGGGCAGTTATTTAAAGGGAAAGGACCTTATAGTTTGGTTTCAGATTTCACCATATTTTCTCAATCAGGATCAAGTGTTCTGAGAGGAACCTATGGCATCCCGGGTATTATTGGAGAAGCTTCATTTTTTACTTCCCCGAAAGAAGAAAAAAAGCTTAAACAATCGGAATACAATCAAAAAGAAGCCCAAGCTTATTTCGAGGCAATTGCGGCTTATTTTGCAACTTCGGAGATTCCTCCCATTGCTGAAAAAAATGATCCCTTAGAGATCGTTCCTTTCAAAGTGTTTCAAGAAGCTGAAAGAATGCGTCCGGAAGCCAAAGCATGGAAAGCAAATTTTTTGAAAGGAAAGAAGTTGTATAAGAAAGGTGGTAAAGAACGGCTGGTTGAAGCCTTTGAATTACTAACGCTTTCAGTCAGGTCCTTTCCGGATTCCTATGTTGCCAAGGCTTGCCATGAGTTAAGGGTGGAAATCCTCAAACAACAAAACCAAATAGATGCCGTGAAAATGGAAGAAATGCGGATTCAGTATTTTTATCCTTAA
- a CDS encoding Hpt domain-containing protein has product MDQGQKKLYNLVNLEEISGGSQEFINEMIKLFISQAEITIDGFNQAINKKDFATIRDLAHQIKPSIDNIKITTLMPIIREVERLAETEGTSENLALNIDTVNSELEIVIQQLQMELN; this is encoded by the coding sequence ATGGATCAAGGGCAAAAAAAACTATATAATTTAGTTAATTTAGAAGAAATTAGTGGGGGTAGTCAAGAGTTCATCAATGAAATGATAAAACTTTTTATCAGCCAAGCTGAAATTACTATTGACGGTTTTAATCAAGCGATTAACAAAAAAGATTTCGCTACGATTCGTGACCTTGCACACCAGATAAAGCCCAGCATAGACAATATTAAAATTACCACTTTAATGCCGATTATAAGAGAAGTAGAAAGATTGGCTGAAACCGAAGGCACATCAGAAAATTTAGCATTAAATATTGACACCGTCAATAGTGAATTGGAAATTGTTATCCAACAATTGCAAATGGAGCTTAACTAA
- a CDS encoding Tex family protein: MSDLNHYSKIATELGVREKQVISTVNLLDEGGTVPFISRYRKEVTGSLDEVQVAAVRDRLQQLRDLDKRKEAIIKSIDEQGKLTGALADKINAAETMSILEDIYLPYKPKRRTKGTIAKEKGLEPLAQLIFEQNSIDLNKSAEEYLSEEKGVASIDEALNGARDIIAEWINEDAEIRKKLRQLFIEEGEFVSKVIPGKEEEAIKYKDYFDWREPVKTAPSHRVLAMRRGEKELFLMLDTGPDDLTATKIIEKAVVKENNTCADQVRLAVKDGYKRLLKPSMETEVRLYAKKKADEDAIKVFTENLRQLLLSSPLGEKSVLAIDPGFRTGCKVVCLGPQGQFLQNETIFPNEPQKKTMESGALIKHMVATHKIEAIAIGNGTASRETENFVKNIGLPKDVLVVMVNESGASIYSASDVAREEFPDFDLTVRGAISIGRRLMDPLAELVKIDAKSIGVGQYQHDVDQTALKNSLDDTVMSCVNGVGVEVNTASKQLLTYVSGLGPSLAQNIVAYRNENGPFKSRADIKKVPRLGEKAFEQAAGFLRIRNGKNPLDSSAVHPERYALINKMAKDMGVSVEELLKKEELLQKIPLKDYVNEQVGLPTLKDILEELGKPGRDPREKFEVFQFEDGINEMKDLKVGMKLPGIVTNITQFGAFVDIGVHQDGLVHLSQMADRFIKDPKEVVAVNQKVMATVMEVDLPRKRIGLSLKSDPFASNTSSGGRRERPRKNQQGNQKVAQESMEDKLALLKKKFGK; the protein is encoded by the coding sequence ATGTCAGATTTGAATCATTATTCCAAGATTGCCACTGAGTTAGGTGTTCGAGAAAAGCAAGTAATCAGTACGGTCAATTTACTAGATGAGGGTGGAACAGTACCTTTTATTTCCAGGTATAGAAAAGAAGTCACCGGAAGTTTGGATGAGGTGCAAGTTGCAGCTGTAAGAGATAGGTTGCAACAGCTAAGGGACCTGGATAAGCGCAAGGAAGCCATAATAAAATCCATAGATGAACAGGGTAAATTAACAGGTGCATTGGCTGATAAAATCAATGCTGCTGAAACAATGTCTATTTTGGAAGATATTTACCTACCCTACAAACCCAAAAGAAGAACCAAAGGTACCATCGCCAAAGAGAAGGGTCTTGAACCATTGGCACAATTGATTTTTGAACAAAATTCAATTGATTTAAACAAGTCCGCTGAAGAATACCTCAGCGAAGAAAAAGGGGTGGCTTCTATAGATGAAGCCTTGAATGGAGCCAGAGATATCATTGCTGAATGGATCAATGAGGATGCTGAAATTAGGAAAAAATTAAGGCAGCTCTTTATTGAAGAGGGGGAATTTGTATCGAAAGTCATTCCGGGAAAAGAAGAGGAAGCGATCAAATACAAAGATTACTTTGACTGGAGAGAACCTGTTAAAACAGCACCTTCTCACAGGGTTTTGGCCATGAGAAGAGGAGAAAAAGAACTTTTCCTGATGTTGGACACAGGCCCTGATGACTTAACGGCTACCAAGATTATTGAAAAGGCAGTCGTCAAAGAAAACAACACTTGTGCTGACCAAGTAAGGCTGGCAGTGAAAGATGGCTATAAGAGGTTGCTTAAACCTTCTATGGAAACGGAAGTGAGGCTATATGCCAAGAAAAAAGCCGATGAAGATGCGATTAAGGTATTTACAGAAAACCTTAGGCAATTGTTGCTAAGTTCACCTTTGGGTGAAAAATCAGTATTGGCCATAGATCCCGGATTTAGGACCGGTTGTAAGGTTGTTTGTCTTGGACCCCAAGGTCAATTCCTTCAGAACGAAACCATCTTCCCTAATGAACCACAGAAGAAAACCATGGAATCGGGAGCCTTGATCAAACATATGGTAGCAACACATAAAATTGAGGCAATCGCAATTGGCAATGGAACGGCAAGCAGAGAGACGGAAAATTTTGTAAAAAACATTGGCCTACCAAAAGATGTTTTGGTGGTCATGGTCAATGAAAGCGGAGCTTCTATTTATTCTGCATCTGATGTGGCTAGGGAAGAATTTCCGGATTTTGACCTAACTGTAAGAGGGGCGATTTCAATTGGCCGCAGGTTAATGGACCCATTGGCAGAATTGGTTAAAATTGATGCCAAATCCATTGGCGTTGGGCAATACCAGCATGATGTAGATCAGACTGCACTAAAAAATTCCCTAGATGATACGGTAATGAGCTGTGTAAATGGTGTAGGGGTAGAAGTAAATACAGCTTCTAAGCAATTATTGACCTATGTTTCCGGTCTTGGGCCTTCTTTGGCACAGAACATCGTGGCCTATCGAAATGAAAATGGCCCTTTTAAAAGTAGAGCAGATATTAAAAAGGTGCCACGTTTAGGTGAAAAAGCATTTGAACAAGCTGCAGGATTCCTGAGAATTCGAAATGGCAAAAACCCTCTTGATAGTAGTGCAGTCCACCCCGAGCGATATGCCTTGATCAATAAAATGGCAAAGGATATGGGAGTCTCTGTTGAGGAGTTGTTGAAAAAAGAGGAATTGCTTCAGAAGATTCCACTTAAAGATTATGTCAATGAACAGGTAGGTTTGCCTACCCTTAAGGATATTCTTGAAGAGTTGGGAAAACCGGGTAGGGACCCACGAGAAAAATTTGAGGTTTTTCAATTTGAGGATGGAATCAATGAAATGAAAGACTTAAAGGTAGGGATGAAATTGCCGGGTATCGTTACAAATATCACCCAGTTTGGTGCTTTTGTAGATATCGGTGTACACCAAGATGGTCTGGTTCACTTAAGCCAAATGGCAGACAGGTTTATCAAAGATCCTAAAGAAGTGGTGGCTGTCAACCAAAAGGTCATGGCCACTGTAATGGAAGTGGACTTGCCGAGAAAAAGAATTGGCTTAAGTCTTAAGTCTGATCCTTTTGCCAGTAACACTTCCTCGGGAGGTAGAAGGGAAAGACCAAGAAAAAATCAACAAGGCAACCAAAAAGTAGCTCAAGAAAGCATGGAAGACAAACTTGCCTTGCTAAAAAAGAAGTTTGGGAAATAA
- a CDS encoding XRE family transcriptional regulator — protein MSFLGSNIKVLRRKSGLTQTQLAEELGVQRTMISAYEDGRSEPRLTTLLTLSKIFDVSMDELTGWDIASKGRQFLQRERLKILTVTLDQDEQERISMVGKKASAGYLNGYADPEYMENLPNFRLPNLDGNKTYRAFEISGDSMLPLMPGTVVVGAYIESPMEIKNGKTYVLVTKNDGIVYKRVFNYIEERGKLFAVSDNQTYKPYDISIQDVMEIWEAKAFISSHFPDPTPSAPVSLEEIGKMILEIKSDIRKISDH, from the coding sequence ATGAGTTTTTTAGGGAGCAATATTAAGGTATTACGTAGGAAGTCAGGGTTAACCCAGACACAGCTGGCAGAAGAGCTTGGTGTCCAACGAACCATGATTTCTGCCTATGAGGATGGGAGATCCGAACCCAGGCTTACCACATTGCTTACCTTGAGCAAGATTTTTGATGTCTCAATGGATGAGCTGACAGGATGGGATATTGCAAGTAAAGGGCGTCAATTTCTTCAACGAGAGCGATTAAAGATACTCACGGTCACATTGGATCAAGATGAGCAGGAAAGAATTAGCATGGTGGGTAAAAAAGCTTCTGCCGGATATCTTAATGGATATGCAGATCCGGAGTATATGGAGAATTTACCCAATTTTAGACTTCCTAATTTGGATGGCAATAAGACCTACCGAGCATTTGAAATAAGCGGAGACAGCATGTTGCCGTTGATGCCGGGCACAGTTGTAGTGGGTGCTTATATCGAAAGCCCAATGGAGATTAAAAATGGTAAAACATATGTTTTGGTTACCAAAAATGATGGGATTGTTTACAAAAGGGTTTTTAATTATATAGAAGAGAGGGGTAAATTATTTGCTGTGTCGGATAATCAAACCTACAAACCCTATGATATTTCGATTCAGGATGTAATGGAAATATGGGAAGCCAAAGCTTTTATTAGCTCACATTTTCCTGATCCAACTCCATCAGCCCCTGTTTCACTGGAGGAAATAGGGAAAATGATTTTAGAAATAAAATCGGATATTAGAAAAATATCCGACCACTAA
- a CDS encoding 2OG-Fe(II) oxygenase: MDEWEKKNEIIVESLYEKGWCVLDHYISEEFRKELLNEQRELLMHGQFRLAGIGKGETFAIKPEIRSDKVLWMDENLLTPLQEVYWDKMERLRSAINQRCFLGLKSFEAHFAMYPQGSFYLRHLDQFQSVSYRVVSVVLYLNDTWEESDGGELRMFYTRPDGIEDYKDFFPLGGRIVVFLSGEVPHEVLPTNKERISITGWMKDRD; the protein is encoded by the coding sequence ATGGATGAATGGGAAAAAAAGAATGAAATTATAGTTGAAAGCCTTTACGAAAAAGGCTGGTGTGTTTTGGATCACTATATATCAGAAGAATTTAGAAAGGAGTTACTCAATGAACAGCGAGAATTGCTTATGCATGGGCAATTTAGATTGGCGGGGATTGGGAAAGGAGAAACTTTTGCGATAAAACCTGAAATAAGAAGCGATAAAGTCTTATGGATGGATGAAAACCTCTTAACACCACTTCAAGAAGTATATTGGGATAAGATGGAGCGCTTAAGGTCAGCCATTAATCAACGTTGCTTTTTAGGGCTTAAATCCTTTGAAGCTCATTTTGCCATGTATCCTCAGGGTTCTTTTTACCTAAGACACCTAGATCAATTTCAATCTGTTAGTTACAGGGTTGTGAGTGTGGTTTTGTACTTGAATGATACTTGGGAAGAATCTGATGGTGGAGAATTAAGAATGTTCTACACAAGACCTGATGGGATAGAAGATTATAAAGATTTCTTTCCATTGGGTGGGAGGATAGTCGTTTTTTTAAGTGGAGAAGTTCCTCATGAGGTATTGCCAACAAACAAGGAAAGAATAAGCATAACCGGATGGATGAAGGATAGAGATTAA
- a CDS encoding DUF4174 domain-containing protein, with amino-acid sequence MKILITLLFIMGSSFSQTHIEIKDLQWKNRVLLVFPADKNAKGLGLTDAIQVDLVDRDLIYFYFGDEFESNSPYTFTKNYQKELQKLYGSGSDKGNYVLIGKDGGSKLEEFGNEINWQLLFSTIDSMPMRIREMKNKPQ; translated from the coding sequence ATGAAAATTCTGATCACTTTACTATTTATAATGGGGAGCTCCTTTTCTCAAACCCACATAGAAATTAAAGACCTGCAATGGAAAAATAGGGTTTTATTGGTTTTTCCTGCTGATAAAAATGCTAAGGGATTGGGTTTAACGGATGCGATTCAAGTAGACCTTGTCGACCGTGATCTGATTTATTTTTATTTTGGAGATGAATTTGAGAGTAATTCCCCGTATACCTTTACAAAAAATTATCAAAAAGAATTGCAAAAGCTGTACGGGTCAGGCTCCGACAAGGGTAATTACGTATTGATAGGAAAAGATGGTGGATCCAAATTAGAGGAATTTGGCAATGAAATTAACTGGCAATTGCTTTTTTCCACAATCGATTCAATGCCCATGCGCATTCGAGAAATGAAAAATAAGCCCCAATAA